In Chitinophaga oryzae, the sequence TGCTGCCCAACGTATTCCCGCGGTACCTGCATTTTCTCTGCGCATCGCTGGCCATTACCGGCCTGTTCCTGTTCTGGTACTTCGGAAGACGCCGGTACGCTTTCGAAACCCGTTTTGAAACGATTTCCCTTTATTATATCCGCAAATGCATGTACAGCCTGACGCTGGGTACGTCCGTATTTCAGTTTGTACTGGGCCCGCTGGTATTGATCACATTACCTGCCAAAGGGATACAGTGGAATCTTATTGTTGTGGTCCTTTGCGGCGCTGCCGCTGCTTTGCCGGCGATGTACTGGATGTGGAAGGGTATCACCGGAAAACCGGAAGACATCGGTAAAAATTTTGGGAGGGTGATTACAGCCATGAGCCTTACGGTGCTGCTGATGGCCAGCGGGCGGCATGTATACAGGTCCAACGCGCTGGCGCCTCATAAAAAACTGGTGGCAGAAAAGACAAAAGCTTTTGAGAAGTTGTCAGCTGCCGCGAGAGCGCAGCCGGCGCCGGAAGAAAGTGCAGCGGTAGCTGTGGCAACGCCGCACGCAGCCGGGAAAGCGGTATTTCAAACTAACTGCGCTTCGTGCCATAAAAAAGACGGGCGGTTGGTAGGGCCGCCGGTGACGGAGATGGTCAGCATCTACCACAACGATCTGCCCGGGCTGAAAGCATGGATACGCAAGCCGGGAAAGAAAAGAGATGACTATCCGCAGATGCCCGGATTTCCGCAGCTCTCCGAACAGGAGATGACCGTCCTGACCGATTATATTTTATCTGTTAAATAAAGGATGATGCTAACGACCTGTTTTGTAATGGCTATCGTACTGCTGCTGTTCGGGATATTGCGGCAGCTGATATTGGTCTCTACCAATATTTTGTATCTGTCGAAAGATGACGCGCTGGTAAATACCAGGGATGATTCATCGTGGATGCCCTTTTAGTGCGTTGTGGACAGAAAATAATGATGTACAAACCGGAAGCGCTCCGGTTTGTACATTGTTGTCGGAGTGTTTCCCCGCCACGGTACTTACCTTGAAAGGTTCAGGGCAGGGGAAAGGTAGTAATCGCTGCCAGGCACACTAAAATAATTAAGATTAACATGACAACTGCTTCGACGGGTGTTACGAGGAACATAAGCTACTTTTTTGGTTAAAAATGGTTATTTTTATATAAGAACAGTTCAATTAAGGTTTAGTTGACCTGACCTGAAATTTCTTGTATTCCACGTTGGCACGGTATCTTCTTGTCGTTACCCTGTCGTACTAATTGTTAAAACCTATGGTAAACCCAACACACCCGTCTCTCAGGACCATTGCACTGCTGTTGTTGTTGCAGCTTTTTTTTACACTACCGCTTTCCGCCCAGATCAGCTGGCCCGCAGGGCAGATACTCCCTTCTTTTCCGGCGCCGGCGCAAACGCAGGACCTGATTATGCTGCGGGAATCGACTTCCCGCTGGGAGGCCGAAGGCTCCTCGCTGAGCCATAAAACAGGCAGGCTGGAATCGGACGGCTGGTTATGCCAGACCGGCATCGATGCGGCCAACCAGCACATGATCTATGGCCCTTACGATACTAACCTGTCGGCAGGCCCTAATGTGGCCGAATTCCGGATGAAAATCGACAACAATACGGCCAATAACGACCCGGTAGTGGACATCGACGTCCGGAACGCTACCACCGGCGCCATACTGGCCTCGCAGACGATTACCCGGCAACAGTTTCCCGTTGCCTCCAACTACACGAATTTTACGCTGCCCTTCACTATTCCGGCAGACCATCAGTCGATAGAGCTGCGAATATATTGGCGCGGTACCGCCTATACGAAAGTGGACTGGGTCGGTGTACAGCAAAACGGCTCTTCGGCTGAAATGTACCTGTTTGCCTCCCTGAAAGGGGTGGTTAACAGAACGCAGCCACGCATCTTCTCCTACGAAGGCGACGCCTTCGCAGAGGGGCCGTATACCTGGCTGCAGTCTTTAGGCTTAAACTGGTCGGACGTCACGGACAAATGGAGCCTTATCTCCAAATACCGCAGCGAGATAGCAGGACTGATCGTATATGACCCGGCGCAGATACATACGGTCAACCTGGCGACCATGCTGGCTAAAGACCGGCGCGCACTGGTGGTGTCCCCGCTGCTGCTGTCCAGGTTGACTGCCGCCCCTTACAACCTGCCGGTAGTAATGGACCTGCGAGGGCAGTTTACCAGCAAACTGCAGGTGTACCAGGCGCTGTATAATACCTATTGGCCTAACCTGGACCACCGCCTGTTGATCGGCCTGAACCCCGAGGTCCATAAATCCGCATTGCGCGAATATGCTGCAGCGCTGGGCGCTGGCGTTATATGGCTCGATCCGGCGATACCTGCGGAAAGCACCCTGCTGAACAGCTTCCTCGCTTCCATGCCGGCGGGCGCCAACTTTATGGGGTGGTGGCCGGAAGAAGCGCCGGGAGTGGAGCGGTCTTCCACCTATGGTATACCCACCATCGCGAGTGACTGGTGCACAAACCTGACCATGCATAGCGGCACTCCCCGGACAATCAATAAAAAGCCGATACCGCCCAAACCGCCGCTGCAGAATAAATTGTACGTGGCTTTCATCCTGAGCGACGGCGACAACCTGCAGTATATTGAACACCTGATGCGCAAGCTCTGGAACAACCCCGACCGTGGCGCAGTGCCCATCGGATGGACGCTGTCGCCCGCCATGGTAGATGCCATGCCGGGGGCGCTCAATTACCTGTGGCAAAGCTCCACCAACAATGACAACCTGATTTCCGGTCCTTCCGGTTACGGCTATACGTATCCCAACAGCTGGCCGGACCAGCAAAAGCTGAATCAGTTTGTGGCGACAACGGAGACCTACAACCAGCGTGCAGGCTTCCGCGTGGTGACTATCTGGAATACCATCACCGGGGGCATCAGTCAGAACACTGGGCAGACGTTCGCCCTGAAAGCCCCGTCACTGCTGGGGATGACAGGACAGAACACCGGCGGCGGACTGACGATCTACAATAACAGTCTGCCGGGAATGGCGCTGTCCTGTAACTATTGCACCAATGAACAGGCCATGAAAGACCACATCGCTTCCGCCGCCGCGGGATGGAACGGGAACAGCCCGCGCTTTATCATCATACAGGCGCAGCCCTGGCAGAATGTTACGCCCACCAGCTTTAAGAACGTCGCTGCTTCACTGAATGCAGACTACCAGGTGGTGCGGCCTGATCATATTTTCCAGCTGATCCGCGAAGCCAACAGCCTGCCGGTGGGCGATGCCTATTTGAGGGGAGGTGCGTTACAGCATTACCGGCGTTAGTAACGGCGGCGGTTATACGTATCTGTGGAGCGATTGTTTTAATTGCCAGCCGGTGCTGCATCGGCATAGGAAGACCCTATCCTGATAGCATGCACATAGTTGGTAATGTCAGCATCGTCGCCGCCATACACGCCGAACTTAGGGTCACAGAAATCGGCGTCGAGGGTGCGGGCAGGATATCGCTGGGTGCCGTTCACAAGCGTTTGTTTGACGCCATTGTACCAGAACTCAATGAAACCGGTGGAGGCATCCCTGGATACTTTGATGCGCAGCACCATCGTATTCCAGGTGTTGCGGGAGAGGGATGTTGCCCATACTTCCGTGCCGATTTTGCCTGGCGCAAAATGCATCAGGTGAAACTGGCCCGTGCTGGTGGTGCTGATCACGATCGGATAGTTCTGCGTCATAGGGAGGGTGGAACCGTAGGCTTTCCACTGGAATACCGCGTTGGTCTTCTGCGATGCGGGGATGGCCAGTTTGGACCGCCATCCGATATAGATGTCATCGCCTTCCACGGCCTGGTAATTTTTGGCGCCATGCCCTTCGGTGCGATGGCTGCCGGCAGGCTTATAGAATTTCCAGACTTTCCCGTACACTGGGTCTGTGGCTGTCGTGATAGTGCCGGAACCTTCTATGTTAAGGACTTTCCATACGGCAGACGGACCTAATGCGGCGTCGCCATTAAACAGGAGCGACTGTACCTGCATGTCGGACGCCGCACTGCTTTCCGTGTTGGACGCACGCTTTGCAGGCGCTTCGTTCATGTTTTTGCTGCAATGGGTAAAGATAAGCATGGTACTGCTGGCAAGCAGGAGGGTGGCCAGGGCCGGAGGTGTTTTCATAACAGAGCAATTAAGGGTTATTGAGAGATAATCAATATACAACCTTCGCCACGATGAAACACGTACCATCTTCACCAATACAGGTATTGGATTGACGGCAATCAATTTTTGGGCAGCGTGCTAACGTTCCGGTGAAGCGCGGCAGCAGTGGGTTCAGTTCAGCAATCCCTGGTTGTTGGCAGCTTGTATCAGCCCTGCCACATTTTTTACTCCGAACTTCTGCAGCAGGTTCTTACGGTGGTTTTCTACGGTGAACTTGCTCAGGAAGAGCATTTCCGCGATACGCCGGGTGGTAATGCCGGAAGCAATCAGTTTCAGTATTTCCTGTTCCCGTGCGGTCAGGGCAGGCGCTGCCGCCATATCCGGCGCAGGGCGCGTAATGATTTCCCGGATAGCGTCGCTGAAAACGATCTGCCCCGCCAGTGCATCGGTGATGGCATTCACCAGCTCTTCGATGGAGGCGTTTTTAAGCAGGTAACCACTGGCGCCGTTTTCCAGCATCTTCATGATAGCGCTGCGCTGGTCGTGGTTACTCAGCGCCAGTACCACCGTATCCGGGGCTGCCGCCTTGATGGTTTTACACAGGTCCATACCGTTGCTGTCAGGTAAGATGATATCCAGCAGCACCACATCTACAGGGCGGCTGCCGAGGAAAGCGAGAAAATCTTTTGCCGTGGTAAAGGCGCCGGCGATTTCAAAAGCGTCTTTGCCCGAAAGTACCCTGACCAGCCCTTCCAGTACGATGGGATGATCATCCAGGATGGCCAGCTGGTATGGCTGATGTGACATATACTTCAATATTTATGGATGTGCCTTTTCTGTTTTGCGGACTCACAATGTCGATACTGCCGTGAAGGTAAGCGACCCTGTTCCGGATGTTGATGAAACCCATACCGTCTTTGGCGTCAGCGGTGGTATCGAACCCTTTGCCGTTGTCTTCCACGGTGATAAAGAACCGGTTGTCCCGTTGATTGCACTGTAATAAAATTCTGGTGGCTGCCGCATGTTTGACCGCATTGGTGAGCAGTTCCTGTATGATGCGGTAAATGGTCACCTGTTCCTGCTGCGGGATGTCGGGCTGGATGTCGAGGCATTGGCACCGGACCATCAGCTGCTCCGTGGTAAAAGCATTGCAGAGGTCTTGCAGCGCGGCTTCCAGTCCAAGCCTCAGCAACATTTCCGGCATCATGTTATGTGCAATTTTTCTCAGTTCGGTGACGGAAACATCCAGCTGGCTGATAATAGGTTTTAACTCCGGCTGGTGGCCAGCGATGGCTGACAGGTTTATTTTGGTAGATGCGAGCAATCCGCCCAGGCTGTCGTGCAGGTCACGGGCCACCCGCTGGCGCTCTTCTTCCTGGACTTGTAACATGGCCTGTGAAACCTTTATCTGTTCCCGTTGGGCCGCGGTTTTCTTTCTGTTCCGGTAGAAGAAATAACCGAGCAGCAGGATGGAAAACAACAGCAGGACGACCACACTCAACGACCAGTTCAGCAGCCTTGTGCGCTTCAGGGCTGACCGGGCCTTGTCATTGGCGGCGTTGAGCGCCGTAATTTTCCGCTGGTCTTCTGCCTTCCTGTATTTTATTTCCAGCGCGTTGATCTTCGCTTCGAGGTTACTTTTGGAGATGCTGTCCCGCAGGTTGCTGTAGCGCTTCAGCCAGCCGAAAGCTTCGGGGATGTTGTGCAGTTCTTCGTAGGTGACCACCAGGCCATAGTATATCAACAGCCGGTTCATCGCAACATGGATAAAGGGTTGCCTTTCCGACAGGTCCAGTGCCACGTCCCGGGCTTTCGTCAGGTCTTTTTTATTGTAAAGGGCGTAGAATTTCTGCAACAGCAGGCGTTGTTCCGGGTAAGTTCTCTTCAGTTGCTTCGCCAGCGCAATACCTTTATCTGCGGCCTCGAGCGACTGTTCAAATTTTGCGGCTACGGTAAGGCGCATACTTTCGCCGGCGTAGTAGTCCAGCCAGGCGGCGGCGTGAGGGTAGGGCAACAGCAACAGCCGCATACTGTCCATATAGGCAGCCGCTTCCGCAGGGTGGCCGGACAAGGAATTGTTTTCCGATAACGTATGATAGGCGGCGGTCAGAAAGCTGATACCGCTTTTTTCATCCCGCAGCGTTTCAATGGCCTGCTTCAGGTAAGTTTCTGCTTTGGGATGCTGCTGGAGGTTTTTAAACCCGTATGCCAGATCGAGGTAGTTTCTTCCGAGCCACACCCGGTCGCCGGATTGCAACGCCAGCGGGATCGCCCGCTCCATCATCAGGTTAATGTACGATTCGGTATCATCTTTATCGAAATGGAGAAGGCGCGCATAATCGTGCCAGCACATGGAGCGGTAACGCAGCGCCTCTTTGTCGGTGAACTTCTTCAGCCTGTTTTCCGCCTGCAGGTAGATGGCTGCAGCGGAATCGGGCATGGTGAAAGCCAGCAGCCTGGCGTCATAATAAAGCGAGATGCCCTGCAGGCGGACGTTATCATGGACCAGCCTTTTTCCCTGCCCGGCATATTTCTTTGCCATACCGGTATCCTGCTCTATCCAGTCTTCTGCCAAACGGAAAAAGGTAGCTGCCCTGACGCTGTCCGGCAACGGCTGTTCCGCCTGCCGGGCAAGACTGTCCCTGTTATATCTTCCCGGCGGCTCCTGGGAGCGCCCGCAAAGACCAGATAATAAAAGCAGCAGTAGGGGTGGAAGGTATTTCATCATACGTGCAATTTGCTACACAAGACAATAACGGCAAAGGGCTGCCTGCAGAATGACTGAAAACAGCTATATAAAAATAGCCAATTGACGTCATTGTCCCGCCTGGCCGGTGAAGATAATTTTGTAGTCGTTGTTTCACTTTGAACCAACGCCTAAAAACTGTTGATATGTTCAGAAAATTATCCATTGCAAGTCTCCTCATGGCCGCCGTCCTGGTAACCTCCTGTTCCAAAGACAAGAAGGAAGATAATAACGACCAGCCCGGGCATAAAGTGCGGTTCGAAGCCGTAGGACAGAACGGCGGGGTCGTTAATGCGGCCGTGTATGGCGTAGACGCCGATACGCACAATGCGCTCAACCTTAACGCAACAACCTGGAGCAGCCCCGATGTAACAGCCCCCGCGGGCGCCTACAACGCCAATATTGTGGTCAACGGAAGCGGGCCTTCTACCACCAGCACCATGAAAGTAAGGATTTATGTGGACGATGTGATGAAGAAAGAGGAGACTGCTGCTCCCGGCAAGGTGTTGTCAGTCACGCTGGGGTATAAGTTTTAAAAAGACATGCCAGGCTACTGAAAAAAAGTTTCCCAGTACGGTAAAAAGGCTTGTAAGCGCTGCTTGCAAGCCTTTCAGGCTTATATCCCGCCGGGCGCGCAATGGCTGCAATACCCCGATATCATACCGTTAAAGTCCGTGATCACATACCCCTCCGGCAACGGGATGTGCATCTTGTGCTGCAAACACTCCACCTTCCCGCACCTGCGGCATTTAAAGTGAAAATGATTGTGGTTGTGTTTATTGTTCGGTTTATCACAACCGGCACAATAAGCGAAATACTGCTTCCCGTCGTCATCCATGGCTTTATGTACCAGGCCATCTTCACAAAACCTGTTCAACACCCGGTAGATCGTGGCCCGGTCCACTTTCGTGCCCAGCACCGCCTGTAGCTGCTCATGGCTCATGGCCCTGTCCGAGGATTTCAGCACCTCCAGAATATCCGTCTGCGCCTGCGTATTCCTTCTTTTCATTTTTTATTATTGCGACTCAATCGCAATAATAAGAATTTTCCCTATTATTGCAAAAAAATACCACCATGATCAGACAGATAAAACAAGCGGCCCTCATCGCGGTATGCGTGCTGGCGGCATACAGCTGTAACCAGCAAGCGCCGAAAGCACCGGCAGCCACAGCGCCGGAAAAACCGGA encodes:
- a CDS encoding c-type cytochrome, whose amino-acid sequence is MNQMLTLLQSVTPVPRDIPLPLPLPEWLLVVLLVVSFLAHILFVNLMLGGSLLTLWAQVKGMKDKAYDTLAYEIAKTITVNKSLAVVLGVAPLLSINVLYTVYFYSANALTGLMWISIIPLVTAAFLLTYLHKYAWHKLEAHKGLHIAILGLAVLIFLFIPLIFLTNVNLMLFPEKWGTVKGFVSALMLPNVFPRYLHFLCASLAITGLFLFWYFGRRRYAFETRFETISLYYIRKCMYSLTLGTSVFQFVLGPLVLITLPAKGIQWNLIVVVLCGAAAALPAMYWMWKGITGKPEDIGKNFGRVITAMSLTVLLMASGRHVYRSNALAPHKKLVAEKTKAFEKLSAAARAQPAPEESAAVAVATPHAAGKAVFQTNCASCHKKDGRLVGPPVTEMVSIYHNDLPGLKAWIRKPGKKRDDYPQMPGFPQLSEQEMTVLTDYILSVK
- a CDS encoding response regulator produces the protein MSHQPYQLAILDDHPIVLEGLVRVLSGKDAFEIAGAFTTAKDFLAFLGSRPVDVVLLDIILPDSNGMDLCKTIKAAAPDTVVLALSNHDQRSAIMKMLENGASGYLLKNASIEELVNAITDALAGQIVFSDAIREIITRPAPDMAAAPALTAREQEILKLIASGITTRRIAEMLFLSKFTVENHRKNLLQKFGVKNVAGLIQAANNQGLLN
- a CDS encoding sensor histidine kinase, which encodes MMKYLPPLLLLLLSGLCGRSQEPPGRYNRDSLARQAEQPLPDSVRAATFFRLAEDWIEQDTGMAKKYAGQGKRLVHDNVRLQGISLYYDARLLAFTMPDSAAAIYLQAENRLKKFTDKEALRYRSMCWHDYARLLHFDKDDTESYINLMMERAIPLALQSGDRVWLGRNYLDLAYGFKNLQQHPKAETYLKQAIETLRDEKSGISFLTAAYHTLSENNSLSGHPAEAAAYMDSMRLLLLPYPHAAAWLDYYAGESMRLTVAAKFEQSLEAADKGIALAKQLKRTYPEQRLLLQKFYALYNKKDLTKARDVALDLSERQPFIHVAMNRLLIYYGLVVTYEELHNIPEAFGWLKRYSNLRDSISKSNLEAKINALEIKYRKAEDQRKITALNAANDKARSALKRTRLLNWSLSVVVLLLFSILLLGYFFYRNRKKTAAQREQIKVSQAMLQVQEEERQRVARDLHDSLGGLLASTKINLSAIAGHQPELKPIISQLDVSVTELRKIAHNMMPEMLLRLGLEAALQDLCNAFTTEQLMVRCQCLDIQPDIPQQEQVTIYRIIQELLTNAVKHAAATRILLQCNQRDNRFFITVEDNGKGFDTTADAKDGMGFINIRNRVAYLHGSIDIVSPQNRKGTSINIEVYVTSAIPAGHPG
- a CDS encoding heparin lyase I family protein, with product MKTPPALATLLLASSTMLIFTHCSKNMNEAPAKRASNTESSAASDMQVQSLLFNGDAALGPSAVWKVLNIEGSGTITTATDPVYGKVWKFYKPAGSHRTEGHGAKNYQAVEGDDIYIGWRSKLAIPASQKTNAVFQWKAYGSTLPMTQNYPIVISTTSTGQFHLMHFAPGKIGTEVWATSLSRNTWNTMVLRIKVSRDASTGFIEFWYNGVKQTLVNGTQRYPARTLDADFCDPKFGVYGGDDADITNYVHAIRIGSSYADAAPAGN
- a CDS encoding GxGYxYP domain-containing protein; its protein translation is MVNPTHPSLRTIALLLLLQLFFTLPLSAQISWPAGQILPSFPAPAQTQDLIMLRESTSRWEAEGSSLSHKTGRLESDGWLCQTGIDAANQHMIYGPYDTNLSAGPNVAEFRMKIDNNTANNDPVVDIDVRNATTGAILASQTITRQQFPVASNYTNFTLPFTIPADHQSIELRIYWRGTAYTKVDWVGVQQNGSSAEMYLFASLKGVVNRTQPRIFSYEGDAFAEGPYTWLQSLGLNWSDVTDKWSLISKYRSEIAGLIVYDPAQIHTVNLATMLAKDRRALVVSPLLLSRLTAAPYNLPVVMDLRGQFTSKLQVYQALYNTYWPNLDHRLLIGLNPEVHKSALREYAAALGAGVIWLDPAIPAESTLLNSFLASMPAGANFMGWWPEEAPGVERSSTYGIPTIASDWCTNLTMHSGTPRTINKKPIPPKPPLQNKLYVAFILSDGDNLQYIEHLMRKLWNNPDRGAVPIGWTLSPAMVDAMPGALNYLWQSSTNNDNLISGPSGYGYTYPNSWPDQQKLNQFVATTETYNQRAGFRVVTIWNTITGGISQNTGQTFALKAPSLLGMTGQNTGGGLTIYNNSLPGMALSCNYCTNEQAMKDHIASAAAGWNGNSPRFIIIQAQPWQNVTPTSFKNVAASLNADYQVVRPDHIFQLIREANSLPVGDAYLRGGALQHYRR
- a CDS encoding MmpS family transport accessory protein gives rise to the protein MFRKLSIASLLMAAVLVTSCSKDKKEDNNDQPGHKVRFEAVGQNGGVVNAAVYGVDADTHNALNLNATTWSSPDVTAPAGAYNANIVVNGSGPSTTSTMKVRIYVDDVMKKEETAAPGKVLSVTLGYKF
- a CDS encoding Fur family transcriptional regulator, with translation MKRRNTQAQTDILEVLKSSDRAMSHEQLQAVLGTKVDRATIYRVLNRFCEDGLVHKAMDDDGKQYFAYCAGCDKPNNKHNHNHFHFKCRRCGKVECLQHKMHIPLPEGYVITDFNGMISGYCSHCAPGGI